Part of the Candidatus Eisenbacteria bacterium genome is shown below.
CCGCGATCTCGTCTTCGTCGAGCGCCCGAACGTCCCCGCGCCTCAGCTCGCCCAGTCGCAAGGGTCCGTAGCCGGCCCGGTGAAGTCCGGTCACGGTCAGACCGACCGCCTCGAACATGCGGCGCACCTGCCGGTAGCGACCTTCGTGCACGATGATCTCGACCAGCGGCCGATTCGGATCCTCGGCGCGCAGCCGCACGTCGGCCGACGCGCTGCGGATGCCGGGCTCGAATTCAACTCCACGCCGCAGTCGGTCGAGTTGGTTTGCCGTCGGCATGCCCGGCACTCGCACGCGATACACCTTGCGAACGCCGTAGCGTGGATGCATGAGGTGATGCGCCAGCTCGCCGTCATTGGTCAGCAGCAGCAGTCCACTGGTGTCGGCGTCGAGTCGTCCAACCGGAAACAATCGCGCACCGGGCGGCAGGAATTCGCGGATGGTGGGCCGGCCCTCCGGATCGCTCATGGTGGTGATGATGCCGACCGGCTTGTGCAGCATGTAGTAGCGCAGTGTCACGCGGCCAGGAATCGGCTTGCCGCGGACCATGATGCGATCGTGCTCCGGGTCGACGCGGGTGCCCAGCTCGCGAATCACCTCGCCGTTCACGCGCACGTCGCCTTGCGAGATCAGTTCGTCGCAGGCGCGCCGCGAGGCGATACCCCGGCTGGCCAGCAGCTTATTGAGGCGCACGCCGGTCTGCGGTTCGCTCCGAGCGACGTCACGTGCCACGGGTGCCTACCGTCTCGCTACGCGCGCGCTCTTCATCGGCGTCGTCATCGTCATCTGTTTCCTCGTCCTCATCGGCTTCCTCATCTTCTTGGGCGTCCTCGTCTTCCTCGTCTTCGAACTCCTCCTCGTCCTCGTCGTCGCGTTCCACGTCGCCGTCAATTCGGAAGTGTTCGTCGGCCTCGTCGGAGGTCTCGTGTTCGGCCCCCGGCGAGCCCGTCACCGGACTACCGGCCGGCAGTCCGGACGCGGCCTCGGCCATGACTTCGAGATCCGAGAGTTCCATCTGTTCGGGCTCGCGAGCGGCGACCAGCGCCTTCAGCTCTTCGGGGCGCGGCAATTCGGTCAGATCCTTGAGCCCGAAGTAGTCGAGGAACTCCGAAGTGGTGCCATAGAGCAGCGGGCGTCCCACCACCTTCGAGCGTCCGCGGATCGTCACGAGGTTGCGCTCGATGAGAGTCGCGAGCACGCCG
Proteins encoded:
- a CDS encoding rRNA pseudouridine synthase is translated as MRLNKLLASRGIASRRACDELISQGDVRVNGEVIRELGTRVDPEHDRIMVRGKPIPGRVTLRYYMLHKPVGIITTMSDPEGRPTIREFLPPGARLFPVGRLDADTSGLLLLTNDGELAHHLMHPRYGVRKVYRVRVPGMPTANQLDRLRRGVEFEPGIRSASADVRLRAEDPNRPLVEIIVHEGRYRQVRRMFEAVGLTVTGLHRAGYGPLRLGELRRGDVRALDEDEIAELKQDSARPTRPKRRGPGVGPASRPTGAPRPARAEPKPAETQP
- the scpB gene encoding SMC-Scp complex subunit ScpB; this translates as MPPRHLQAALEALLFSSDQPLPLALLVESLDVTPEEVMQGLGGLEAAYAEREAGVQLREIAGGWVLVTAPEHAEWVSRLLRGKKKMRLSRAALETMAIIAYKQPVTKSEIEAIRGVDATGVLATLIERNLVTIRGRSKVVGRPLLYGTTSEFLDYFGLKDLTELPRPEELKALVAAREPEQMELSDLEVMAEAASGLPAGSPVTGSPGAEHETSDEADEHFRIDGDVERDDEDEEEFEDEEDEDAQEDEEADEDEETDDDDDADEERARSETVGTRGT